A genomic window from Lineus longissimus chromosome 17, tnLinLong1.2, whole genome shotgun sequence includes:
- the LOC135501756 gene encoding uncharacterized protein LOC135501756, with product MEPEKSQLKCGFAVISKDIECGTYASYPNDKSVIPLKQCKKDVHSHLMRWMSSRKASQVKSEWELIALRAGVFDMSSPVLDTTICPNHRYKLSLSWNQQRRCQHPLHQPSKTSRKPRKDGGSVHRVMSREIYIKWGVFVPVGSALCKGCEAKHRVSVANVEPEVEPAPMDTESAVASSSVQPADALENPADGTEGQI from the exons atggaacctgaaaaatcacagttgaaatgtggatttgctgtcatatccaaggatatcgagtgtggtacttacgcttcataccccaatgacaagagtgtgatccccttgaaacaatgtaagaaggacgtgcactcccatttgatgcgttggatgtcctccaggaaagccagtcaagtcaaaagtgaatgggagctcatagcacttcgtgctggcgtgtttgatatgagttctccagttctggacaccacaatatgcccgaaccaccgatacaagttgagtttatcatggaatcagcaaaggagatgccagcacccacttcatcaaccctctaaaacaagtcggaagcccagaaaagatggtggttcagttcatcgagtgatgtctcgggaaatatacatcaagtggggagtttttgtcccagttggctcag ctctgtgtaaaggatgtgaggctaaacatcgagtatctgtggcaaatgtagaaccagaagtagaaccagcacccatggatacagag tccgctgttgcctcttcctctgttcaaccagccgacgccttagaaaacccagcagacgggacagaagggcaaatttga